The region TCACTACAagttaatatataaaataaatatatatgcttatatcaatatatattatTTCTGGTTTCAATAAAACACTAGGAAGATTCGCGACTCCATGCGACATACAGAAGTACTCCTAGATGATCCTAGATGATCAGCAGTCTCATTTTGGtctgttttagtgtttttgaaaGGGTTCAAAATGCCTGTAACGACCTTGTCTGACTCTCTGTCTACATGGGATTATATCACCCTTTCCCATAACTGCACTGTACTGTTTACACAGTTGAAACAGCTCATTTGATACAGCCATTTGATTGTTGTTTGTAAGTGGACAAACTCTTAACTAGTGAAATGAGCTTTGGTGAAAGTTAATGTTGGGTTTTAATCACAAAGATTAATTGCTGAAACAATCAGAGccattttgtttctcctttgtCTGACTGTATGAGTACCAACAGCCAAAATGTCTCTGCAATAGAAGGATTGTGCTATATACAGCggacacatgcacagacactcGTTACACTAGGcagtaatttgaaaaaatatcctGTTATAAACACACCCAACGCCCAAGGGTACACATGAGGCATAAACCGAAAATGACAGgggctcaggaaaaaaaaagaagatctTGTCGTCACAGGTCGATGAGTCACTGCTCTGTTTTCCTCCACCCTTATCCGCTAGTTCTTCAAACGTCTTGTcttcactgtggctgctctcTGTGTGAATACAGACAGGATTTTTGCATGGACAGATGGGGATAGTGATCAGGATCAAAATACAGTCTAGAGAGATGTTGAAGGAGAATCGCCTTGTACGTCGGGTGCTGTTGATCACTCCTGACACTAGAGGCTGCTGTTGCGCCAACACATTATCACTTCACACCCTGACACAGACCTATTTACATGCATATACTTAAACTGATACGGTCACGCTAAATTCTCTCTTCTCTAACACCTACACGCACAAACTCACATGGGGTCAtagctgctctgctctctggATTTGAGGAAGCGCATGGCGAAGAAGCCACCTGCCTGCAGACACAGCACCAGTATGATGCCGCCGATGAAACTGGACATGTCAAACTTGGCCTGCGAGAACTCTGGGGATGAGTTGGGCTTACTGCCATCACCTGGAGGGAAAGGACACAGCTTAATGGGTTAATGGGTTTAATGGGTGAAATTACATGAAAGCCAGGTGGGGtgggggagaaggggagagcgtcaggtttttttgtttttcttttctgtgaaatcACTGATGGAGATATTTACTGGTggaaatgagtgagtgagtggctCTGGGGAACATTTTACTCAGCTCTTGTGGGAATAATAAATGTCTGACGCAAAAGAAAGGGTAGGAGGGTGTGAGGGGATGCTGGAGTAGAGCTGACACAATTTACCTGAGTCACTTTCAAGTCCTCCCTCAGCTACAGTCTCTACAACTgggaaggaaatgaaatgtgcaAAAGAGATGCAAGTTACTGAGGTTGCAGAGAAATGATTTGTGTTAGTCTAGGAGGGAAATGTTTGCTACCTGTGCACAATTCAGACACTCTGGTCCAGCTACAGTTCATGGCGTTGTCTGCTGAGTCGCCCTCATCAGTCACACACCGGCCTGTGTCGTTATCTGAGACGGAGAGCACACGcattttagtgtgtgtatgtaagcgtgtgtgtttgtctgtgtagtGTGCGCATTCCTGGCACATTAAATAATTCAGTCATCTTGTACAAACCAGGGAAGCTTATGTTCCAGTGGCTGTGATGATTGAATTACCATCAGAGGtcacaggtgtgtttgtgtgtgcctgtgtgtgtgtgtgtgtgtgtgtgtgtgtgtgtgtgtgtgtgtgtgtgtgtgtgtgtgtgtgtgtgtgtgtgtgtgtgtgtgtgtgtgtgtgtgtgtgtgtgtgtgtgtgtgcatatgggTGCGTCACCGTCTGGACAAAGCCTCCAGACACAGCCTGTTAGGTTGAGCATGGAGTCTCCGACACACAGGTCACATGACTCGGCTTGAGAACAATCTGTAGGAGGGAAAAACCTGGCAGTCAATTGGAAGTGCCAATCAATGCCAACTGATTGGCCGATGCACAATTATCTTaccacagaaacattttaaaaagcataatTACTGCAAGACGTCCCACCATTCTGAACGGTGTCAGTATAGGTAACAGTGAGTGGACAAAAGACAAGAGAAAGGATGATACATTTTCAATCAGCTCTCACACTTTTACTTCTTGTCAATTTGTACAAAACACTGGAGAACAAGCCACCTTCACAGCAAATTAGACGAGAGAAAGGATCATGGAAAGACTCAAATCAGGCAATGGTGGAGTCAAGAGGAGGAGACACTAGATACAAAGTATAGGAAGACACCAACAGGTTTTTATCAAGACGGAAACACTCTCAAACAGTCATACagtaagaaaacatttaagaCATGTGGACGCACCCTTACCTGACTGCGAGTACACAGAGGGCACCACTGCTAGAAGCAGCAGTGTGAAGCAAAGGACCTTCGGTACCAACCGCTGCATCCTTACAGCCACAGCGCACCAACACCTGCAAATGACAGCTGGAGATGTTGATTTGAGTTGAATCTCTATTAACGAAGgagttttcaatgaaaatgtcTTTGGTAAGTCCTCCAAAGGGTAGTTGCAAATAGAGATACGGTTCCTGGCTAGGAcacggagagaaagagaggagagacagagatccGTGTAACATGAGCGACACCCAAACTTCGTTCCCTGGCAACCAGTTGGCCCACCTCAACACTCCTGAAATACACACCAGTTTGGACGGACTGACACCTGGTTACCTCAGCAGGCAGTGCGTGCAAACACACCTGAAATCACACGTCCTTACAAAACAGCACACATTTACGTTGGTGCAGGTGTTTGAACTAAAATGACTTGTGGCCATCAggtgtattttgtatttttctatctATCATTATTCAGATGTTGGAATTGGGTGTTTGTTCTAGGATTGTTGCTCCCAACCTGGGGCTAAGGACCTCTCAGGGTAGATGAAACATCAGGAGATCAAAAGTTTTTACAATCCATCACCTGGGGACCATGAACTTCTGTAGCAAATTTCTTGGCTGTCCATCTAATAGTTATTGAGGTATTTAAGACCAAAGTGGCGGACTGACTGACAAGTCAACATTGCAAGCCACACCGTTGCCgtggctactttttttttttttttttttttacttttttctgtttttcttgtgaaatactggataagTTCACCTATCCAGGCTTCTACATATACTCACAATTAAACAACCTGAAGAGGAAAAATCACTCTTTAATCAAAATGATCGCAACTTTTTTCCGTTATAAGGCCATAACGTGACAAGGGGTCTCAAGTGGTTGCATTTTAAGCAGTCACAAGCCAATTAAAGGTGGCAATCACTCTTCTGGGAAATAAACTCAAACCAGCAAGAATCAATTTGTCTGAAACAAAGATCATTTTTTAACAGGTGTCCATCGTGAAAAGGTCTGATTACGACAGTTTATCAACACTATCGGGCTActgattttttaatttggggTGTGTCTGATATATAGTAGTTAAAAATATGTGTCCTGAGTGATCCAAACCAATTAAGACAActcaaaatatactgtaggtgtgaatgGTTTTAATCCACACAATGACGTAGGCATGGGAGGTGGAGGTTGTCAGAACCTCATGTGACTATGTACAGTAGACAGCCTGTACGTCAATAGTCTTATATCATCTCAAATGTGTCACTGACTGTGATGAAATGCTGTCTGGTCACTTGTCAGTCCTCTCCAACATAAGTGATTTGCTACTGACAAACAACTCAGTAGGGTTTTGAAGCCCATCTACTGTCTGAAGCAAGGTGCAGAATAATTACTGCAATACTCTTCACTGGCTGTGTAGTGGTGAGTCAAAGTAAGTAAGCGGACCTTGTATTGAAGTTAGTTTGTTACACAAGCACAGATGTGCATTGTGTGTTTAGCAACAGTCCCGATTTCCTCAGTAAATTCATGTTTGAAAGTGTGCGGAGCTCTGGTTGGATAATAATGATGTGGGAATTGGCTCAGGGTGCCCTACTTAGAAAAGGGTTCCTAACTCCTCTCATAGCTCTGAACATGCACCAGCAGCACAAGTCAAGGAGTTGAGCAGTGTTGCTTTGTCATGCACTGAGTCATACCCGGGACGTAGCCCCTCATATTCAGGTGAATTGAGCCCAGCATCACGACAGCTCTGTGCGGTCAATTCCACCGTCGCCACCTCCTGCACTCGCAGCGACGTATAGCTCACGCACTCCCACATCTCGCCCTGCATGAGCGGTGTAGATCCACAGGGTGGCTGCTTTGTGTGTacgataaaaataaataaataaacaaacaaaacacacacacacacacacacacacacacacacacacacacacacacacacacacacacacagggatatTCCGCGGTTCTGCTGAACACGATTTTCCTCCTCCACGGATGCTCCCACTGCTGGCACGGATCGATACACCGGCGACAAACGAGGGGATAATGTTGCAATTTACAGCCCGGGGGCGGCGAGGCGACTCGCTAGCATTAGTACAaatgcatatacagtagatcTGAATAAAACACACGAGTCCAAGTGGGTCAAAATACGAGTCCATCACAGGTTAGAGTGTTTTAGAAGGGGGAGTCACCCCATTCCTCACATATTGCTTCATCATACCTTCCCTTGACATTGGTAAATGCTATCCTTCTAACGCATATGCTTTACACATAATGCCTCTGCAATGGCAATATCAAATTTGTCTTGAAATACGGGACGTGAAGAGAAGTAGATTTGCTGGTAAGAAAAACGACTCTAATGCTGCAGATATCTGGAGAAGCTGCCGGCTCCGTTTCTGAAGGAGTCACCCCGGGTCCCCTAAGTGACGTGGGAGGGGTTTACCGGCAGGAAGTGTGTCCTAATATGGCTCGGGGCAGGACGAGATTCCCCGAGTTCGCGTATTGATATGCGCGACCACGTAGACAGCGGTTCAGCCCATCCTGCAGCAGCCTACGCTCACCGTCGAACCGGGGAAGCCAcgaatccccccccccccggccccTGTTGTGCTACTGTGGGAGGGCAGGGGCTTGTGTCTCTATGAGGCGATGCTTATATCAAAAGACAGATCAATGCATGAGATAACAAGCCAAACATATATGACTCCACCGCCCACACCAAAAACACAGATCTCCATGGCATAAACTGCACCCGTACGAGCACAGTCCTGTAAGATTTCTAAACGGCTTTGGGACTATTCGATCGCATGTGTTAAGCATGTCCAGTTATCCAAAATCATGGATCAGACGGGTGTTTATTCAAGCCTGTGGTTAACTTTGAAGCTGGTGTTTGTTCAGATGTTGTATTAGATTGAATTACTATGTATAGGCTATTGTTTCTG is a window of Xiphias gladius isolate SHS-SW01 ecotype Sanya breed wild chromosome 24, ASM1685928v1, whole genome shotgun sequence DNA encoding:
- the cd164l2 gene encoding CD164 sialomucin-like 2 protein, which codes for MQRLVPKVLCFTLLLLAVVPSVYSQSDCSQAESCDLCVGDSMLNLTGCVWRLCPDDNDTGRCVTDEGDSADNAMNCSWTRVSELCTVVETVAEGGLESDSGDGSKPNSSPEFSQAKFDMSSFIGGIILVLCLQAGGFFAMRFLKSREQSSYDPM